TCCTTGTAGTTTGGTCTAGTTTTCAGTTAGGtccatataatttaaatttttttatcagaTCCTACATGCATTGAGAACAGGAAAATACATATATTATAATGTCCCTAGAGcaaattattgttaaaaaatttgactgaattgaattgaataaatAGTTATAGTTTAGCTCACAAAATTAGATAAGAATCCATTGAATTATATAAAAGAGAGTTTCATCCAAGGACTTCATCAAACAATTTTATTCAATATAAGGACCTAAGTAAAAACTTCTAAATTAAAATGGCATAACTGAAAATTGAGTCATACTATAAACACTACATTAATTAAAccaaaatttaaacaaaaaaacaGAACAGTAATATAGCATACCAGGAAAGTATGCTTGCACATTATCATCAACATAGTTATCAGTTCCAGTTACAACCCCCTCCCACCAGCCGTCACTCCACCATGCATCAATTGCAGTTCCAACTCCAATAACCAATTCTTGATCTTTGGAAGTTGGAGGAGCTGGTCTGATTGTCGATCGGCCAGGATGTCTCATCCCAAGTTTATCAGGCATGGCCAACTTGAAAGCAGGGATCCATTCCTAAAACATGGAAAAGATCAAGGTAAGAGTGTTGAATTCCAATTAAGATGTGCAAATGCAATGCATTGAAGGAAACTATACAACTTTTGTTTTGCAATATATCATTTCCCACTCAGTTCCAAGACTATTTTTTTTCcacattaattttttaaaaggtTCTAACCATATCATACTCTACTTGAACTTGGGATTACAATCCTTGTCATTATTGGTCCTGACATACCCATTTAGCCTCTTTTTTTCTTcccccaaaatttcaaaatttccATCCTTCTGAACTAAGAAAAACTCAATCCCTCAGCAAGACAAGCCTACATATCTTCTGTCATTCTTTCGTAGCATCACTTAGCATAAGGGATCAAGAAAACTGATTCAAATAACATACTTAGCACAGTTACTTCCATATATGAGTATGCAGATCCTTATCATTTAGAAGATTTATAACAGGGAGTGGTTTATTTCAGTTCAATTTGGATCCATCATTAGTCTAGCATAATCCACATAAGATATAACCTATAACTATAAAAGAACATTTCTTTCCAGTTACAAGTTGCTATAAAAGAAATAGAGCCTTAAATCTTTTTGACCATGATAACAAACCTTAAATAGGAGCTGGCTTTATATATGCCAACTATTGTAGGATTTAACCAACAATGGAAACAGAATTTAGAGTACCACAAAAGCAGGATTATACCTTAAGATTCCCACTTCCATCTTCATCCTGAATATCATCATATTGGACTTTCATCTGCTTCCGAGATACCTGCACAACCGTACACCTGAACCAGCAGCCTCTGATACCGCTATCCTGACAGAGGACCTCTATCTTGTCATCAATCCTGTATGTGACATTATACCAAGGTTGAGACTCAACTTCCTTCAGAGAAAACAATCTCCTATCTGCCCTAGAATTATTTACACCCTGTGAGTTTTTGTATACCATCATTTGCTGACTCCTAACTAACTTCCTAACTCCCCGCCGACCAATCAAAGACTGAGGGGTTCCCCTATCCCTTCTCTTGGCTCTGAGCTTTACAGTTTCACCTACACTCAACTCTTCATCTCCTCCTGCTAGGCCATTTCCCTTAGGATTCAGCATAGAATCAAATTGCAAGCAAGAAAGAATTGGTTGATCATAGTACCGACGCAGTTTACTCAAGTCAAACGGCTTGACTTTGTTGCTTCTAAATTGCCTAAAGCACATATGTATTCTATCTGATGAAGTTGGGGAAAAGCAAGGCATGCATTTTTCATAATGTTCACGACTTAAGACCGTGGTGGGACCATCAACACACTCTGCACTAATGACTTGAGAATAAGGTGTGATGAAAACTTCCCGGGGATGTGGATTTCGTACAGGAATCACACCCTTGACTTCCTGATTATGGTGAAACCACCTCACTTTGACCTTTTTCTGCCCCCTCCTATCTTCATACATATCCTCTAAATAAGCAACATAATGATTCTCTCCCTTGCCCATGACAAAAACAAATGATTGAACCTGGAAATCAGAAAGGAGGCAATGAGATATGTACAACTGGAAGATATTTTCCTCTAAGCTAAACTCAAAGCACCAGATCCTTCTCTGTATAAGCTATAGAATAAAATATCAAAGGATGAACAACAATACTTGAAACCTCAGTTCAAGTCCCTTTTCCAATACATCCATGTTTGTGTAGGAAGTGGATGGATGAGGGATACTTACAATTATTTTGATGCCATTCCTGCAAAAAGCATGATAATGTTTAAGCTGCTTGCCACATGTCCACGCCACTCCAGACCAAACAATGTCAGACTTGGATATTTTAGAGTTTTGGGTTAGAAATCCCTGAGCAAGAGATGTGTGTATACatcaaaaatattaattacaaccggaattaaatgatataaataaaggaagacaaagaaaaagtaaacaagAGGGATATACCTTGCTATTTGCTATCGGTGCAGGAAGACCAGTAATTTCATTGACACTACCATTTGTGGTATCATAAGCTTGTCCAGAAGAATGACTAGGTGATCCtatgatataaaaaatatacgtaaataaataaataagtaaatacatataaaagaagagaatatttaTAATCTTAAATGAGCTTTCACTATCATTTATACTATTTGTGAGCATCagcttttatttaaaaaagaaaaaaaaggaaacgACACTTGTAGAAAGGGCTATTATCCTATACAACAGGAATAAGTAAGAAGAAAACAACATTAGAGAAAAATGTCAGTGCTAAAGAGCTTTCAAAGTCCAGACTGCACATGATAGAGACTCCTTATAATTCCAGATTAAATGACATTATCAAAGATattgaagaagataaaactatgaGAAAGATACATTTACatacatacatgaatgagtTTTATGCACTCGTGCTACAAACAAGCTCAAAGATTTGTATCAGAAGATATGCATAAAGTTGCTTACACAAGAAAAATATACATATCACTATACATTAAGTTCCTGTAACTTGATTGCAACACAAAGTTGTAACATCcttatattatttttcattttgcaGCTGCACACATAAATTCAACCGACAACAGCTAAAAGGCATCAAAACAATAGTAATAAGATAAAGGCATAGAAAATAATTATCAATTTACCAGTTCTATCTCCCTGAAGATGCTGCTTCGAAAGCGTTGACGTCAGCCAATCAACCACCTCTCTTCTAGATCTCCATTTGAAACCGGCAGGAACAGAACCTTCCTTCCCACAAATTTCCAAAAACTCATCGGCCACAACATAGAACATGTGCCTAACACTCCTCTCAGTGCCCACAACAGCGAGTATGGATTCCCCTTCAGAATCCTTCAGGTAATAGTGGACCACACGGTTGCCACGCTCTTGGGAAACAAACTGCTCTTTCCATTCCACGAAACACCGGTCGGTTACAGCCATCTCGAAAGGAGCTCCAAGAGGAGTGAGCTAATGCAAAAACCAGATTTGCACTTGAATTCAAAGCAATGGCAAGGGGTCCAAACCCTCTTGTTTAACTTGTCCAAAAGGACAATCTTTCAGATCCAAACTCATAAAGTAATAACCTTCTAGCATATTATCATCCAAACAAACCCAAGACCAAAACAGCTTCAATCTCCTCACCCTACTTAGCAAAAAATATCAAAGATAATTACTACAGAAAACACATAACCCTTTCAGAAACTCTAATTATAAAGATTTTCCCTTTCTAATGATATCCAACAAAA
Above is a genomic segment from Arachis stenosperma cultivar V10309 chromosome 1, arast.V10309.gnm1.PFL2, whole genome shotgun sequence containing:
- the LOC130966924 gene encoding uncharacterized protein LOC130966924, with translation MAVTDRCFVEWKEQFVSQERGNRVVHYYLKDSEGESILAVVGTERSVRHMFYVVADEFLEICGKEGSVPAGFKWRSRREVVDWLTSTLSKQHLQGDRTGSPSHSSGQAYDTTNGSVNEITGLPAPIANSKGFLTQNSKISKSDIVWSGVAWTCGKQLKHYHAFCRNGIKIIVQSFVFVMGKGENHYVAYLEDMYEDRRGQKKVKVRWFHHNQEVKGVIPVRNPHPREVFITPYSQVISAECVDGPTTVLSREHYEKCMPCFSPTSSDRIHMCFRQFRSNKVKPFDLSKLRRYYDQPILSCLQFDSMLNPKGNGLAGGDEELSVGETVKLRAKRRDRGTPQSLIGRRGVRKLVRSQQMMVYKNSQGVNNSRADRRLFSLKEVESQPWYNVTYRIDDKIEVLCQDSGIRGCWFRCTVVQVSRKQMKVQYDDIQDEDGSGNLKEWIPAFKLAMPDKLGMRHPGRSTIRPAPPTSKDQELVIGVGTAIDAWWSDGWWEGVVTGTDNYVDDNVQAYFPGEGLLMKVRKKDLRISRDWSGDRWIGIKPKLDITSTIFAINGLNTKHSTSPAKDGDSIGVANSCDEVPASDEPINEPDFAEKMVEGVAEDGDNNDDGDNDNNDSKNSNLVSEKDTRADNNEIEMNSIGNEDNGDDSNKDSNDNVDNKDGENDNKDREAFGTSMEDCKVDEPAEMAV